Proteins from one Drosophila gunungcola strain Sukarami chromosome 3R, Dgunungcola_SK_2, whole genome shotgun sequence genomic window:
- the LOC128252190 gene encoding platelet binding protein GspB isoform X1 gives MVISKPDGAAPNGAAGGAGASSAAQTVAAPGGLDATGNSLAHPSGIPQDQIDNIMSGIANTGNVKMNNHRKKLRQRFDIIKKLGQGTYGKVQLGINKETGQEVAIKTIKKCKIEAEADLVRIRREVQIMSSVHHPNIIHIYEVFENREKMVLVMEFAAGGELYDYLSERKVLTEEEARRIFRQVATAVYYCHKHKICHRDLKLENILLDEKGNAKIADFGLSNVFDDQRLLGTFCGSPLYASPEIVEGTPYQGPEVDCWSLGVLLYTLVYGSMPFDGSNFKRLVKQISQGDYYEPRKPSRASTLIRDMLTVCPRKRASIEQICSHWWVNENDNVSCLDLAEDLANQTPVRLDVLLSLTPATITADQLVVPSAEGAAAAKAAANERVPRSHSVGSIRDMGPPNTEAERRILDMVAAGGEAALMPSPTRTITPAQSPVQTKRKLQATVSTENAAGITAKKKEKPANSSFVISKEGAPLTEAPPTIIEPPHAPPTLMEADTIAHIPEEGPSPSYSQKDMQLVGDLCEQLMGDGSATAPLPITAPAPTPAPTTVARQATRGKLDAVVETPEEKDATKVIKKFVNKHKTADLVNAINESASKAAAPVGAVVPPPFVRKCSLQDESTLNKFNAERRKSRILETAEKFQPPPQVAATAPEKPKKLSIPGVSVGSFKKEFEKKATNPPAADGPTPGELRAQEQVAAAAAAAQEAEALGTPPPTPPVVAPSLEASDSKNSVASVSLDEARRSMENSIALLLQAQNESSKEVDQLCAQTETIGVSEPATLQDRERKLKNARAIIGNAIQPVIRRPTPFYGIGNGNGNGNGFGSGMVCGAGGIVGGASANNAPKRAQSGSNFMVYSGANSPGTATMSPPIAGPQTAPPVLISPNALAAAKQTIQQRIFGGGVAGQNNQAINRRPATWQPQASYSTASIFQPPPSASASSPFKMLQQQYQQRCQVDQKMPSALFTPPTSPQYAASHAPAAQANHTNYGNSSNSNSGGGISSSSSSNNNRYNSSNIGNCNTMPNVNYNVNSRTRPFNHTQAQDTLNTNASASATCAMPAAMWLKSSPGAEGPPTPPGAVKTSTASITLKSATLPRRKINAKAEVQLDIKPRIPEQGAPPQPAMRFSTEMQHPVADLRSAPPREGPIPYSPIKTTLQARATSLEPKEHVITIQRPPTQHAYGRTSSNTTTRSGSLSRQSTVESESDATTTTATNMSQATITSTSQPIKKSPREFIIPIAVEGGGFITPRERSVEPSESSHTTSSRSTFTRLRPSRRIGSLLSEAGFDEGSPFQKMRTTSITRDGGSGGAEDEARFTPHRLRSSRPVKKISQDNDSQSSNEEDDDDDDGFEILTAENLFSTLLQRVRALTNRLNVNSDLTVGFPSHSSRLLTDISRQAQSHSPFWSQGSPFASVLRSQVSYTYSETVEKKKVRLNSSNSSGLGAPWRHSMSRDLGSDMESMFSRTGATLPRGHQQGKNKPSSAPVHVEKASTTSAANSEEPLDLADLDLSRLRLSKKDLETLSSITPGLPKCFQEQLLAKLPPTQARKLSRTLSVQTPSANSSSSTPKAAYKRSQSGGRGHQADPQPPEELADFKAKPLTDAPKTTSASTAIYRRSLSRSQAATQPSGQEVESRPTQAAKSRSSSVCRDDYGKSSLCSSTYTSDISEKYKYYSPYLSKSSNVSPSTASKEAAEKRYSGGLGRPPSGCLSPPPQLPQVAASEGTSSLRIGRSSQRRISRFLRPDFFDEPRDRETQSMLREIREKSIDRQAQVETQAQDLRRRKHSLPNVEQAEPPAGAAPTRSSMRHSRNKSMELFTDAESNGQAQEPIKTPSARQRSVSRARELETELDKHELADKILQELQLLSAVRTQHEQDQESEKTEETSTIRKVKKLRPKEAPANEPEATKTSSTTTSTTTTLVRKVKKVTKRTDETTKTTASENTDLASSALPKETKLKRPKSYPMKDLGLSLKSSTDLPEPTASLLPSKLPSKLPSGLTNEPAGEAAPRESRLMRPKSYPATKLATPKELRKVTRSGAAIPTITEAIPAPSAMATPTSSKSTSEEKSLSATPTGTMSTVTDAKETGSSSGDSRPTTIKKIIKVSKKSKLMPPTPVTPTTPTTTATNTANTTPVDSSKESSPVIKAKEKSPEKKPSKGLLYALGQKFEKLRDSAMSKEKKAGSAGAAAALACTQKQGSPEERSSPEKYKKKVVEPEKSLELGATEDKRVDKRSRFDTMLRTLRERSVPRSQPNGRVSPKRAASVEELHAGSQEGQGKPGGAVNKMFGGFLRRFDRESSEQRRVRSTRSTSNIERQVREEQDRQLDASLPTSPIYQNVVKATKVQAAPTPATEENCNCETACPDCRQNKGQDLATTTTNAPASSTSSASSKEKRKGLMLDLASASVSSRGATTATATTSTTPSNGSRYRGCKTNPALINGNGALGMGMGMGMGIYSNLPPYPGAIKSASSNNSSSQQSVENATNNNSTITNNNNCSSQTSGYRTSSAHEINRNNPLLTPSFENIANYSSDSRSYQDDCASTSTFLSPTEEPELYFDNWSICSEDNYMLHATPSPTVSRLSRASLSSPTRCSESSDPNESVIDRIKRRSFYSRFNEQKKPRRTSSIVGPSAVRDYYREQQAAVKARSSHKLHAPDLDPPPRAHSPDIAQQFFRPLKLSPVGTELKPPVYRSALDYSVSSVAGATTSKPRKSLNDIRNTSPSFLGKRYDTADYSSVPMRYKSSSSSSPSNGAIASGYYNTYNPKRRSSYTLNGSLPTATSGSSAAGSSHLDGYATLGRRSIRPYDHRTMSLLEPPTTSSSRSGEGSSYQRREARTPVRDYTSSISRSGSRYRTSSATRSPTNI, from the exons ATGGTGATAAGCAAACCCGATGGAGCGGCGCCCAATGGAGCGGCAGGAGGAGCGGGCGCCTCGTCGGCGGCACAGACAGTCGCTGCTCCCGGCGGGCTCGACGCCACCGGGAACAGTCTGGCGCATCCTTCGGGGATACCGCAGGATCAAATAGACAATATCATGAGTGGCATTGCCAACACGGGCAACGTCAAAATGAACAATCATCGCAAGAAGCTGCGACAAAG ATTTGATATTATTAAGAAACTAGGACAAGGCACCTATGGCAAGGTGCAGTTAGGTATAAATAAGGAAACCGGCCAGGAGGTGGCCATCAAAACCATTAAGAAGTGCAAAATCGAGGCCGAGGCGGATTTAGTGCGCATCCGGCGCGAGGTGCAGATCATGAGCTCAGTGCATCATCCCAACATCATCCACATCTACGAAG tattcGAGAACCGTGAGAAAATGGTGCTGGTTATGGAGTTCGCCGCTGGCGGCGAGCTCTACGACTACCTGTCCGAGCGGAAGGTGCTCACCGAGGAGGAGGCGCGCCGCATCTTCCGCCAGGTGGCCACCGCCGTCTACTACTGTCACAAGCACAAGATCTGCCATCGGGATCTCAAGCTGGAGAACATCCTGCTGGACGAAAAGGGCAATGCCAAG ATTGCCGACTTTGGCCTGTCGAATGTGTTTGACGACCAGCGCCTGCTGGGCACCTTCTGCGGCTCCCCCCTCTATGCCTCGCCAGAAATCGTGGAGGGAACGCCGTATCAGGGACCCGAGGTGGACTGCTGGTCATTGGGCGTGCTGCTCTACACGCTGGTCTACGGTTCCATGCCCTTCGACGGGTCCAACTTCAAGCGGCTGGTGAAGCAGATCAGCCAGGGCGACTACTACGAGCCGAGGAAGCCTTCGCGGGCCTCCACGCTCATCCGGGACATGCTCACCGTGTGTCCGAGGAAGCGGGCCAGCATCGAGCAGATCTGTTCGCACTGGTGGGTGAACGAGAACGACAATGTGTCCTGCCTGGATCTGGCCGAGGATCTGGCCAACCAGACCCCAGTGCGACTGGACGTCCTGCTCTCCTTGACGCCAGCCACCATTACGGCGGATCAGTTGGTGGTGCCCTCGGCGGAGGGAGCCGCTGCGGCCAAGGCGGCGGCGAACGAACGTGTGCCCCGTTCGCATTCGGTGGGCTCCATCCGGGACATGGGACCACCGAACACGGAGGCGGAGCGTCGCATCCTGGACATGGTGGCCG CTGGAGGAGAAGCAGCCCTGATGCCCTCGCCCACCAGGACCATTACGCCCGCCCAGAGTCCGGTGCAGACGAAGAGGAAGCTGCAGGCCACTGTTTCCACGGAGAATGCAGCCGGGATCACGGCCAAAAAGAAGGAGAAGCCGGCCAACAGCTCGTTTGTGATCAGCAAGGAGGGAGCGCCACTGACTGAGGCACCACCCACGATCATCGAACCCCCCCATGCTCCCCCCACGCTCATGGAGGCGGACACGATTGCCCATATACCAGAGGAAGGCCCATCCCCCAGTTACTCCCAGAAAGACATGCAATTGGTGGGCGATCTCTGCGAACAGCTAATGGGCGATGGCTCCGCTACAGCTCCGCTACCTATAACTGCACCTGCACCCACACCCGCACCCACAACCGTGGCCCGACAGGCCACCCGGGGCAAGCTGGACGCTGTGGTGGAGACGCCCGAGGAGAAGGATGCCACCAAGGTGATCAAGAAGTTTGTAAACAAGCACAAGACCGCCGATCTGGTGAACGCCATCAATGAGAGCGCCTCCAAGGCGGCGGCGCCTGTGGGCGCAGTGGTGCCGCCTCCCTTCGTTCGCAAGTGCAGCCTGCAGGACGAGTCCACCCTGAACAAGTTCAATGCGGAGCGTCGGAAGTCGCGCATCCTGGAAACGGCCGAGAAGTTCCAGCCCCCGCCGCAAGTGGCCGCAACAGCTCCCGAAAAGCCCAAGAAGCTGAGCATACCTGGCGTCAGTGTGGGCAGTTTCAAGAAGGAGTTCGAGAAGAAGGCCACCAATCCGCCGGCGGCCGATGGACCCACGCCCGGTGAGCTGAGGGCTCAGGAGCAGGTGGCTGCAGCAGCGGCTGCCGCCCAGGAAGCCGAGGCCCTGGGCACACCACCGCCAACACCGCCAGTGGTGGCGCCATCCCTGGAGGCCAGCGATTCCAAGAACTCGGTGGCCTCCGTTTCGCTGGACGAGGCCCGGCGCTCCATGGAGAACTCCATAGCCCTGCTGCTGCAGGCCCAGAACGAGTCCAGCAAGGAGGTGGACCAGTTGTGCGCCCAAACCGAGACCATCGGAGTCAGTGAGCCGGCGACGCTGCAGGATCGCGAGCGTAAGTTGAAAAACGCGCGCGCCATCATCGGAAATGCCATCCAACCAG TGATACGCAGGCCGACACCGTTTTATGGCattggcaatggcaatggcaacggcaacggcttTGGCAGTGGCATGGTGTGTGGTGCTGGTGGAATCGTTGGTGGTGCGTCGGCTAACAATGCACCGAAGCGAGCTCAGAGTGGCAGCAACTTTATGGTCTATTCCGGAGCCAATTCTCCAGGGACGGCAACCATGTCGCCACCGATAGCGGGACCCCAGACGGCACCGCCTGTGCTCATTTCACCGAATGCTTTGGCTGCGGCCAAGCAAACCATACAGCAGCGGATATTTGGAGGCGGAGTGGCCGGTCAAAATAACCAGGCCATAAACCGGAGGCCAGCCACTTGGCAACCGCAGGCTTCGTACAGCACGGCCAGCATTTTCCAACCGCCgccgagtgcgagtgcgagtagTCCGTTCAAAatgctgcagcagcagtatCAGCAGCGTTGTCAGGTGGATCAAAAAATGCCGAGTGCCCTGTTCACGCCGCCAACGTCGCCGCAATATGCCgccagccacgcccccgccgCCCAAGCCAACCACACCAACTACGGGaacagcagcaatagcaacagcggcggcggcatcagcagcagcagcagcagtaacaacaacagatacaacagcagcaacattggCAACTGCAACACGATGCCTAATGTCAATTACAATGTCAATTCGCGCACGAGACCATTCAATCATACTCAAGCTCAAGACACACTCAATACCaatgccagtgccagtgctaCATGTGCCATGCCTGCGGCTATGTGGCTAAAAT CCTCGCCGGGTGCCGAAGGACCTCCAACTCCCCCAGGAGCGGTCAAGACATCGACGGCTTCGATTACCCTGAAATCGGCCACCCTGCCGCGTCGGAAGATCAACGCCAAGGCGGAGGTTCAGCTGGACATCAAGCCGCGAATCCCGGAACAGGGGGCTCCTCCCCAGCCGGCGATGCGCTTCAGCACGGAGATGCAGCATCCGGTGGCCGACCTGCGCAGTGCCCCGCCCCGCGAGGGCCCCATCCCCTACAGTCCCATCAAGACGACGCTGCAGGCGAGGGCCACCAGTCTGGAGCCCAAGGAGCACGTCATAACCATACAGCGACCGCCCACGCAGCACGCCTACGGACGCACCAGCTCCAACACAACCACGCG TTCCGGTTCGCTGTCGCGGCAATCGACGGTGGAATCCGAGTCGGatgccaccaccaccacggcCACGAACATGTCGCAGGCCACCATCACGAGCACCTCGCAGCCCATCAAGAAGAGTCCGCGGGAGTTCATCATCCCGATTGCCGTCGAAGGGGGCGGCTTCATCACGCCCCGGGAGCGCAGCGTGGAGCCATCGGAGTCGAGCCACACCACAAGCAGCCGGTCGACGTTCACCCGCCTGCGTCCGTCGCGTCGCATTGG CTCACTGTTAAGCGAGGCAGGCTTCGATGAGGGCTCGCCATTCCAGAAGATGCGCACCACTTCGATAACCCGGGATGGCGGCAGCGGAGGCGCCGAGGACGAGGCCCGCTTCACCCCGCACCGACTCAG GAGCTCAAGACCCGTCAAGAAAATTAGTCAAGACAACGATTCGCAAAGCTCAAACGAGGAGgacgatgatgacgacgatggCTTTGAGATACTAACGGCGGAGAATCTGTTCTCGACACTGCTGCAGCGG GTGCGGGCCCTAACGAATCGGCTGAACGTCAACAGTGACCTGACGGTCGGATTCCCCAGCCATTCTAGTCGCCTGCTCACGGACATTTCGCGGCAGGCCCAAAGTCACAGTCCATTCTGGAGCCAGGGCAGTCCTTTTGCCAG TGTGCTTAGATCTCAAGTTAGTTATACCTATAGCGAAACGGTCGAGAAGAAGAAAGT CCGCCtgaacagcagcaacagcagcggaCTGGGAGCTCCTTGGCGGCACAGCATGTCCCGGGATCTGGGCAGCGACATGGAATCGATGTTCTCGCGCACGGGGGCCACGCTGCCAAGAG GTCATCAGCAAGGCAAGAACAAGCCCAGCTCAGCTCCTGTCCATGTGGAGAAGGCTTCCACAACGTCTGCTGCGAACAGCGAGGAGCCTTTGGACCTGGCCGATCTGGATCTCTCGCGGCTGCGACTCAGCAAGAAGGATTTGGAGACCTTGTCCAGCATAACGCCCGGCTTGCCCAAGTGTTTccaggagcagctgctggcCAAGCTACCGCCCACTCAGGCGCGCAAGTTATCCCGCACGCTGAGCGTGCAGACACCCAGTGCGAACAGTAGCTCCTCCACGCCCAAGGCCGCCTACAAACGCAGCCAGAGCGGCGGACGGGGCCACCAGGCGGATCCACAGCCGCCGGAGGAGTTGGCGGACTTCAAGGCCAAGCCACTGACAGATGCCCCCAAGACCACATCCGCCAGCACAGCCATTTACCGGCGAAGCCTCAGCCGCAGCCAGGCGGCCACTCAACCGTCTGGCCAGGAAGTCGAGAGTCGGCCAACCCAGGCGGCCAAAAGCCGCAGCAGCAGTGTCTGCCGCGATGACTATGGCAAATCCTCGCTCTGCAGCAGCACTTACACCAGCGACATTAGCGAGAAGTACAAGTACTACTCCCCGTACTTGAGCAAGTCCAGCAATGTGAGTCCATCGACGGCCTCAAAGGAGGCGGCGGAGAAGCGCTACAGCGGTGGGCTGGGCCGACCGCCCAGTGGTTGTCTTTCGCCTCCACCGCAGCTGCCGCAGGTGGCTGCCTCCGAGGGCACCAGCTCCCTGCGGATCGGACGCTCCTCGCAGCGCCGAATCTCACGGTTTCTGCGGCCCGACTTCTTCGATGAACCACGAGATCGGGAAACCCAAAGCATGCTGAGGGAAATACGCGAAAAGTCCATCGATCGGCAGGCTCAGGTGGAAACGCAGGCACAGGACTTGAGGCGTCGCAAGCACAGTTTGCCCAATGTGGAGCAGGCAGAGCCACCTGCTGGAGCAGCACCCACCAGATCCTCCATGCGGCATTCGCGCAACAAGAGCATGGAGCTGTTCACAGATGCCGAATCGAATGGACAGGCTCAGGAGCCCATCAAGACACCATCGGCCAGGCAGCGAAGTGTGTCGAGAGCCCGGGAACTGGAAACAGAACTGGACAAACATGAACTGGCGGACAAGATACTCCAGGAGTTGCAGCTTCTGTCCGCTGTGAGAACCCAGCATGAACAGGACCAGGAGTCTGAGAAAACAGAAGAGACCTCCACCATTAGGAAGGTGAAAAAGTTGAGACCCAAGGAGGCTCCAGCAAATGAGCCAGAGGCTACCAAAACCTCTTCCACGACCACCTCTACTACCACAACTTTGGTGAGGAAAGTCAAGAAGGTGACCAAGAGAACGGATGAAACCACCAAGACTACTGCATCGGAAAACACTGATCTGGCCAGCTCTGCTCTGCCCAAggaaaccaaattaaaaagaccCAAATCGTATCCAATGAAAGATCTTGGCTTGAGCCTCAAATCCTCAACAGATCTCCCAGAACCAACTGCCTCACTCCTGCCCAGCAAACTGCCCAGTAAGTTGCCATCAGGACTCACCAATGAGCCCGCTGGAGAAGCAGCTCCTCGAGAGAGTCGCCTGATGCGACCCAAAAGCTATCCGGCCACCAAGCTGGCCACACCCAAAGAGCTTCGCAAAGTGACGCGTAGTGGAGCGGCCATACCCACAATAACAGAGGCTATTCCGGCTCCCTCGGCCATGGCCACACCCACTAGTTCCAAATCCACTTCCGAGGAGAAGTCCCTTTCGGCCACACCAACCGGAACCATGTCCACCGTAACGGATGCCAAGGAAACCGGCTCCTCATCCGGCGATTCGCGACCCACGACCATCAAGAAGATCATCAAGGTGTCCAAGAAATCCAAGCTAATGCCGCCCACACCAGTGACGCCAACCACTCCGACCACCACAGCCACCAACACTGCTAACACCACACCCGTGGACAGCTCCAAGGAGTCCAGTCCGGTGATCAAGGCCAAGGAGAAGTCGCCGGAAAAGAAGCCCAGCAAGGGTTTGCTCTACGCCCTGGGCCAGAAGTTCGAGAAGCTGCGGGATTCCGCCATGAGCAAGGAGAAGAAGGCGGGCTcagctggagcagcagccGCTCTGGCCTGCACCCAAAAGCAGGGATCGCCCGAAGAGCGCAGCTCGCCGGAGAAATACAAGAAGAAGGTGGTGGAACCGGAGAAGTCCCTGGAGCTTGGTGCCACCGAGGACAAGCGGGTGGACAAGCGATCGCGCTTCGACACCATGCTGCGCACCCTGAGGGAAAGATCCGTGCCCAGATCGCAGCCCAACGGGCGGGTAAGTCCGAAGCGAGCGGCCAGCGTGGAGGAACTGCATGCGGGATCCCAAGAGGGCCAGGGAAAACCGGGCGGAGCAGTGAACAAAATGTTTGGAGGCTTCTTGCGCCGCTTCGACAGGGAAAGTAGTGAGCAAAGGCGGGTGCGGAGCACCCGATCCACCAGCAACATTGAGCGACAGGTGCGCGAGGAGCAGGACCGGCAACTGGACGCCTCACTGCCCACCTCGCCCATCTACCAGAATGTGGTGAAGGCCACGAAGGTGCAGGCTGCTCCAACGCCAGCCACCGAAGAGAACTGCAACTGCGAAACAGCCTGTCCAGACTGCCGGCAAAACAAGGGACAGGACctggccaccaccaccaccaatgCCCCGGCCAGCAGCACATCCTCAGCCAGCAGCAAGGAGAAGCGGAAGGGTCTCATGTTGGATCTGGCCAGCGCCAGTGTGTCCAGCAGAGGAGCGACCACCGCCACggccaccaccagcaccaccccCTCGAATGGTAGCAGGTATCGGGGATGCAAAACCAATCCGGCCTTGATAAACGGCAACGGGGCactgggcatgggcatgggcatgggcatgggcatctACTCCAATCTGCCGCCCTATCCCGGAGCCATCAAGAGTGCCAGCTCCAACAACAGCTCCAGCCAGCAGTCCGTGGAGAATGCCACCAACAACAACTCCACCATCacgaacaacaacaattgcagCTCGCAGACTTCTGGCTACAGAACCTCATCGGCGCACGAGATCAACCGGAACAATCCGCTTTTGACGCCCTCCTTCGAGAACATTGCCAACTACTCCTCGGACTCGCGCAGCTACCAGGATGACTGcgcctccacctccacctttCTGTCGCCCACTGAAGAGCCGGAGCTGTATTTCGACAACTGGTCCATTTGCTCCGAGGACAACTACATGCTGCATGCCACGCCCTCGCCGACGGTGTCCCGCTTGTCCAGGGCCTCCTTGTCGTCGCCCACCCGCTGCTCGGAGAGCTCCGATCCCAACGAGAGCGTGATCGACCGGATCAAGCGGCGCAGCTTCTACAGCCGCTTCAACGAGCAGAAGAAGCCGCGGCGCACCAGCAGCATAGTGGGTCCCTCGGCGGTGCGGGACTACTACCGGGAGCAGCAGGCGGCGGTCAAGGCGCGCTCCAGCCACAAGCTGCATGCCCCGGACCTGGACCCGCCCCCCAGAGCCCATTCGCCGGACATAGCCCAGCAGTTCTTCAGGCCCCTCAAGCTGAGTCCCGTGGGAACGGAGCTCAAGCCGCCGGTCTACCGCTCTGCCCTGGACTACTCCGTGTCCTCCGTGGCGGGGGCCACCACCAGCAAGCCGAGGAAGAGCCTGAACGATATCAGGAACACCTCGCCCTCGTTCCTCGGCAAACGCTACGACACCGCCGACTACAGTTCGGTGCCCATGCGGTACAAGAGCTCCTCCAGCTCGAGTCCGAGCAACGGAGCCATTGCCAGTGGCTATTACAACACGTACAATCCGAAGCGCAGGTCGTCGTACACGCTGAACGGCAGTCTGCCCACTGCGACCAGCGGAAGCAGTGCAGCAGGAAGCAGCCATCTGGACGGGTACGCCACCCTGGGCCGGCGATCCATCCGGCCGTATGACCATCGAACCATGTCCCTGCTGGAGCCACCGACCACGAGCAGTAGCCGGAGCGGCGAGGGATCCTCCTATCAGAGGCGAGAGGCAAGGACCCCGGTCAGGGATTACACCTCCAGCATATCTCG TTCCGGATCGCGATATCGCACTTCATCGGCCACGCGCAGTCCGACAAACATTTGA